The nucleotide window cggataagaagaagaagaaaaactgtaacaactttattataattttataacacGTGCCAAAGAATCAGGGGCGAATCAGATAAACTTAATTAGAAGgatgaaaatatcattttaaacagatataaatttctttttttaaacacGTGGGTTTAAACATGTCGTTTTGTCTATGTTCAATTTGACATGCGCACAACAGGGTTCTGCTACCAGACCATCGACAGtatcaatataaatacttttcttCTGAATTAATATCGCATCTTATTGCCAAACGTTTTAAGGTAACGacttttataaaacattttatgacGTTGGactcaaaaatttaatttcaatctCGTGGTTAAAACGGCGGGCAATAAACACGATTTATAGCagtaatttctattttaaatatgaatttaaaaacacaggatattgatataattttacagTATTCCTTcgatattgattttaataatttaaatcgaACTGTGCAAAAGTTCATCACGCCTCAAACACGTTAGACAGGAGTCAGGACCGCATTCAGGATAGCTTGCAATAATGtgtaatttttcttaattaccttttgaacatttatttcaTGATGCTGCacaaatattgtcaaaaatgatTCAATATACAAGGTGTGATACAAAATAATGAGTTGTCAATCTGTTATTATAATGAGATAACGTTTGTGGTTGACATAAAACATGGGAATTTGTGAAAAAGGTGCCAAAAAAGTTCACGATTATGACCCCGAGACAGAAAGGAAGATGGATATTTCCAACAGTACCAAATACAAGACTATTTTTATAGCAGTTCGtaagaaatttcttgaaaactgTAAATAGATCATAGATCAAAATTCATAGATCTTCCAAACGATGTCTTAGTTATTCAAACAGCTTCTGGTTGGTTTCTGGTAGCAGATATCATAAAGTTCATCCATGGGTGGTGGTTGTGAAagtgaaatatatattaaaatagaacATTTTGGCACATTCCTTACATTAACAAGGAAGATAAAgacccaaaaaaaaattctttcaatcATATTTAACcgaatttttaatatagaattaTATAAGCGACTTACCCGCctcgaaattttcttttaacctCCTCCACTGCCTAGCCTGATGCAATGAATAGAGGGTGATAACTAGAAAAAACAGTATGCACGAAAATACCGCCGAAGTCAACGCGATAGCTTGCCAATCCCAAACCAAAGTTTCCGTACTGGAAAACGGCGCTTCGGAGCTAGCTACCTCCGATGCGGCGGCTTTAGGTTCGTCTTCTACCGAATTAACACCAGAATCGTGAGTGTTATCCTTAATATCGTCGCCGAACCTCCAGATAATTTCTCCTTCGTCTTTAGCGGGCTTTTGGTGTTGGTGCATTTGATGTTTGTGACGGTGCGGGTTGCCCGTATCCATCGCTTTCAATAACTCGATCAGCGGCCCGCATTGTGTGTCGCGATGGAATTCACAAGGTCTTAAAAGTACTGTATTATCTTTGCATTGAGTGCAGTTCATGCATATTTGTAATTTAGCGTTTAGATATTGTCTTTCGGGGCAAAACGACGCTAGAATGAACGACGAAAAGCAAGTCAGTAGTAGGATGGAGGTATAGGTTAACACCATCACCtgcaacaaacaaaaatttaattgtattttgaagAAGATTAAAATAAGGTCGAAACGTCGATAGTTACAAACagtaattatcatatttttgttttcattatgttaattttgacatttttatagTTAACAATAAGAAACTAGGCGTAAATACGATTAATACTTGGTAGACAGGGAATTTAAGTGTAGAAAGTTGGTAACACATATTTCCTAAAAAGTATTTTAGATACAGGGTGTCCCCCTActagttaaaactatctgtatatgacaaaatacttatagtaaaatcatgaaagtTTCTACGTTTGgcttttcggatacgatctttttaactaaaatattttcaaagatggtcgacttccggttctaccggaagtcgactgtaactttgttattttgaatgaaacacccggtatattaatacatttttgaaatctacgtaaaattttagtatactttcgtttaaaaacttttttttaaaaatgcataccttttgagttattaatttttttgtaaaaaatttgaccgttgcagacccttataaattatttttttaagaagatacccttaaagatatgaaaatagtttctgttcGGTTACTTTTATCAAGATCAGACGTATTTAAATCTATAtcgaaaaatgtttcattttatacagggtgtgtataaaaagtgttcaaagtttaactgcataaataccaaatttctttattttttttaaatagaaccacccggttttttctattttaatgcattcgggGGTAAATAATaaagcaaattcatgtatattttcctatacctaaaccttaccgttatccaggtattaaaagttttctgtaaatttgTAGAGATGCAGGTATGGactaaattttgttttggcccgttgatacaagcactaagaaataaaagtatttctgtttattttttcaaagtcTGTGAAAAAACctaatcaaattgtatttactaatccaATTCCCACTTTTAGTcatttccgagatatttgaggttttaaattattattgtattttttaacaagctcaattttttttacgtaTACTTTTAGGTTTAGGTTGTAGGTTTATATATAGGAAAGTTTAcatgaatttgctttattttttacccctgaatgcattagaatagaaaaaacctggtggttttattgaaaaaaattaagaaatttgatatttatgaagttaaactttgaacactttttatacacaccctgtataaaatgataaattttcaaacatagATTTAAATACGTCTGATCTTGATAAAAGTAACCgaacagaaactattttcatatctttaagggtatccacgtaaaaaaataatttataagggtctgcaactttttacaaaaaaattaataactcgaaaagtacgcatttttcgaaaaaagtttttaaacaaaagtatactaaaattttacgtaaatttcaaaaatgtattaatataccgGGTGTCCCATATATTCGACTCGTTCTCTTCCGCTTTATGCAGTATCCAGATTTAGCTTGCCTAAATTACTGTCGATCTGACAGATACAACTCAATATTTTGGGAGATGTTCTCGTGGATTACTATCCGGTTCTTGCGTGTTCGCTTCCTCGAATAACACGATTTTTAGCAACACCAAAATGTAAAACCATAAAAATAACTGTTAGCGTTTCCGATAATAATAAATCTTTACGAATCCGTAAGTAAGTACCGCTgatgtaattaaaaacaaatctcAACCGGCggaaacgaaacaaaaaaaatcgttagAAGAAtgtttattctattatttatcaAACGTACGCATGTCCTTGTTGACACAAAAAGGATAACAAGCACTTAATATGTTCGTTACTATCGAAGATAATtgattatcgatatttttttattacttcaataAAACCATCTTAACAATAATTTCAGCAGCACGCCAGATGTACTTAACGCTTGTCTctaacacaaaaacaaaaaaactaatgtGTTGTTATACAGATTTATTAACGACACATCCAGATGTTCTCTAAAATGgcaaagcaaaaaaaatatcgGATCCGAAACGTCTACGTACCGTTGCCAAACACATGGAATTCTCTCGACGTTAAAATAGGGTTAGAACGATAAAATGTTTGAAGGTAATAGATTACGGCGATGATTTGTTAAATGAATATACACACTGCGTCGcaaaattaacgaattatttcataaaaaattgcgTCTAATGATAAATAAGTTCAAATAAGCTGTTTGTTTCTATTCCAATAAACTCACGACACGAAAAATGTGATCAACCCCTAACcgaaccaattttttttaatcatacaTAATTCCGAAAACATCTCGCTTCagattttctatgaaaattgtGTGTTAAACACAGAAAATCGGCATAAATCAATCGAAAACGATTCAAACAATGTTCGTGCTTCAAACGGTTATGTCTGTGTCTTGATAACACGTGTTCGTTTCAACGATATGGAAAACGTaccaaaaattcttaaaaacgggctctgttgccgacgcgctaCTAATTCTCGCACTCCTGACAATTTTATTTCGTCTCTGGTGGTATGAATTCATTTCCCTGTCTAATTTTTGGTATTGTGGAACTATGACATCCCACTTTTGCCCAATTTTCTTCCTTCTATTCTCATCAGAAGTTCTACgttgattttccaaaattcttcaGTAAATTCACATCTCAAACGCCTCCAATCTGTTCATGGTGTTAACTTTCATTGTCCAGCCTTCAGGAGCTCATCTAATTTACGAGTGATTACCaggaattttgtcttttttatgtTGGTATTGATTCCCATAAACCCACTGTGTATTAGAATTATGTAAAGGAGCCTTTGGAGAGGTCATTAACACCTCTAAGCATTTTCTGGGCCTCTAAGAGTTCGTTGTCAAGTCTAACTGCAGGTGATTGGTTCCAATCGATACTATCTTCCTGGTTTATGTCAAATCGCCTCAGTGTTTGAACGAGGTTATGGTGTTGCATTCTGTCAAAAGCTTTTTCGTAATATATAAAGCACatactacattttttttctggttttaGCAGTTCTGAACGGGCAGTTATCGAAAAATACGttgtagtttttatttttcgcgatttttatgaaaaatcggtcataaatttttaaataccccATAGAACACATCACAAccctatattattgtaatgggGAAGTCAAGTTggtacaaaatatgcaataaaatatagggtgtttcattaaaaaaacgcCTCAAAGGACTTTATCAcattaatcaccctgtatatacgaTTATCTTGTAATTTTTGCTAGGATTACCGGCATTTGTTTAACATTCTAAATTAccttattataaatattttcaatgccGAAATATTCTAGTCAACTatctaatattaaatataaataaaagtcattaaaattttaaaaacgtaTAAAGTGTCTTCAGTAGTGTTGTTGCGAACGTTTCCGTCTTCCGGTGTAGGTTATGGTGGAAATAGTGGTACTTCGACagtcaatatttatatttctagtCGTATAATTTtgctaatataaaaatatatgtatgcaaaatatataataaacaaaaggTTATTCAACCTTTTCTACCTAACAACTAATCTCTTCATTTCGTCATCAACATCACCTGTAGATACTTTTTTATCAAAGAACCGAACATTGTCTTGGAGGTTCTatcattatttatcaatttcggTTCGCCGTCTTCAATTTCGAAGACATAACCTCCAATATTTACCGTATTTTCTTGTTAAAGCTTTGTTTCAGTACATCTAGTACCATCTAGTATCGCTTAGAGTAACTAAATAGTGTTTCAAAGCCGAGCTTCATCACCACAAACGATTCGTTACGTTTGGTCCATTCCAAGGCCTGCTTGAAGTAGATAAAAAGTTGGTATGTATGTTGCACACGCTGTTTCGAATAAGACGAAGATTGAGCAGATGTAGAGCGGTTTAAAACCAAATTAGTGTCCATCAATTTCAGTATATAGCACTTTATAAACATGGCTATACAGTTTTCACATTCTAGTTTCTCtcttttgttctaattttttttcaaactgcCTCgtattgatcaatttttttgagcCGCCGTGTCGTTTAGttgtttctaatatttccagaaatatttCGTCACGTCTCTGATGATATATGAGGAGACTTTTTGACACATCATTCGTCCCGAGTGGATTCCTTCTAACTTCACACAATGCTTTTCTAATATACGAAATTCCCGAGAGAATTCCAAAGTACTATAGAAATTTGATCCACGactttttatcagttttctCGAGGATTGAttgtagaaatgaaaaatgtcgtttttttatttatatgcaAGAAACACGCATTTAATAATTTACACATATATAGGACCTTAAGGAGCTGTAGAGCTCACAACTTGATATAATTTAATTCACCATAGCAATCACTACGCTTTATGAGATCACCCTGTATGTTTAGTTTTGACGtttaaatttcgttttctatttgTGAGATATTCAGATGTTTCTATACTTTTAATTAACCCTGTATAAGATACGTTGaggtaaatatatttaaatatatacttgGTTCAATGTTATATTTGAATCTTCAtcttaaatttgattaaatcattGCTATAaccatttaaaaattcattattaatattaatcgtGAAGAAACTAGTACGTC belongs to Diorhabda carinulata isolate Delta chromosome X, icDioCari1.1, whole genome shotgun sequence and includes:
- the LOC130902394 gene encoding tumor necrosis factor receptor superfamily member wengen translates to MAIPVVFRVMVLTYTSILLLTCFSSFILASFCPERQYLNAKLQICMNCTQCKDNTVLLRPCEFHRDTQCGPLIELLKAMDTGNPHRHKHQMHQHQKPAKDEGEIIWRFGDDIKDNTHDSGVNSVEDEPKAAASEVASSEAPFSSTETLVWDWQAIALTSAVFSCILFFLVITLYSLHQARQWRRLKENFEADVEELSARLSLMAAAGSENQLLKEAGITSTSSQDVANYLDSKCVYLEQLLSERKEGDKVGTIPRGNVYIEESNSKGQ